In uncultured Methanobacterium sp., a genomic segment contains:
- a CDS encoding KH domain-containing protein: protein MVLPVCDVCLKSEMLCQGCENKLKNGEISQLDLDISKLIYRVGDGKIGFKKTIEIGDVVIIITEKDQVGKLIGKGGKIVREISKTVERKVRVVGENSDLKSVATDILAPARISGINIVYGKDGEERYKIRVRKEDARRLPAKLDLLNSIIQELTGEKTLVVIDRNN from the coding sequence ATGGTTTTACCAGTATGCGATGTCTGTTTAAAGAGTGAAATGTTATGTCAAGGTTGTGAGAATAAGCTGAAAAATGGAGAAATAAGTCAGCTTGACTTGGACATTTCAAAGCTCATTTATCGTGTAGGTGATGGTAAAATCGGTTTTAAGAAAACCATTGAAATCGGAGATGTGGTTATTATTATCACCGAAAAAGACCAGGTGGGTAAACTCATTGGTAAGGGCGGTAAAATAGTAAGGGAAATATCCAAAACTGTGGAAAGAAAAGTAAGGGTGGTTGGAGAAAACTCGGACCTAAAATCCGTGGCCACCGACATACTAGCCCCTGCCCGTATTTCAGGTATTAACATAGTCTACGGGAAAGACGGAGAAGAAAGATACAAGATACGGGTAAGAAAAGAAGATGCCCGCAGATTACCTGCTAAACTGGACCTTTTAAATAGTATTATCCAGGAATTA
- a CDS encoding S-4TM family putative pore-forming effector: MSNGIAERQNRKENLLKIVAIKNLNNKARNLVKLQIFLVSLPVMVATITVITRTISPEIAIIPPLLGFIVTLSNFILIYPKISQIRGKAILIQQDFDCDVLELPWNRIKLEKPKSEDINSYTLKYLENNPDLGKIGACYPLSVTRVPLSVGRIICQRKFLGGDSRVRKRFIRSVKLLVLLLFILSVIFATLNSLTIFQFLSNLLLPFLPAAVFITKLIQDNSNSINRSMVLKNKIENIWDEVLVSGFIDDKLLRLSLKIQDELFDKRKTDPVILYYFYEKFRDELPSSRYTPDNMVKEYLSRD; this comes from the coding sequence TTGAGTAATGGTATTGCAGAAAGGCAAAACAGAAAAGAAAACCTGCTTAAAATTGTTGCCATTAAAAATCTCAATAATAAGGCTAGGAATCTGGTTAAACTGCAAATATTCCTGGTGAGCCTTCCAGTTATGGTGGCAACCATTACAGTCATAACCAGAACTATCAGTCCGGAAATAGCCATAATACCTCCTTTACTGGGTTTTATTGTTACTTTATCCAATTTCATTTTAATATATCCTAAAATATCTCAAATAAGGGGTAAAGCTATCTTAATACAACAAGATTTTGATTGTGACGTTTTAGAATTACCCTGGAATCGTATTAAACTAGAAAAACCTAAATCTGAGGATATAAATAGTTACACTCTCAAATACCTTGAGAACAACCCTGATTTGGGTAAAATAGGTGCTTGCTATCCTCTATCTGTAACTAGAGTTCCCCTTTCTGTGGGGCGGATAATCTGTCAGAGGAAGTTTCTGGGTGGGGATAGTAGGGTAAGGAAGAGATTTATACGATCCGTGAAATTGCTGGTACTGTTGCTCTTTATTTTATCGGTAATTTTTGCCACCTTAAACAGTTTGACCATTTTCCAGTTCCTGAGCAACCTTTTATTACCATTTTTACCAGCAGCAGTCTTTATAACCAAACTCATCCAGGATAATTCCAATTCAATTAATCGCTCCATGGTCCTGAAAAATAAAATTGAGAATATATGGGATGAGGTACTGGTTTCAGGATTCATTGATGATAAATTGTTACGGTTGAGTCTAAAAATTCAGGATGAACTTTTTGATAAAAGAAAAACTGACCCAGTTATACTGTACTATTTTTATGAAAAATTCCGTGATGAACTGCCCAGTTCCAGATACACACCAGATAACATGGTTAAAGAGTATTTATCCCGGGATTAA
- a CDS encoding PsbP-related protein translates to MNKILPLMAVILMAVMVSGCVTNEDKNNESNNYSANGVSFQYPHSWGVAAVSSPNAVASVGDPNTVVNGNPTTSVVIQTPNSTTYDLKTAYDQNYAKFFNNTGKTKVSEGQIVLNGATIYEIVYSSSEEGIAKKYRAVWTQKGSTIYVILCSARVEDYDAQQSNFDLVVNSFQAS, encoded by the coding sequence ATGAATAAAATTCTCCCATTAATGGCAGTTATCCTCATGGCAGTTATGGTTTCAGGATGCGTTACCAATGAGGATAAAAACAACGAAAGCAACAATTACTCTGCAAACGGTGTTTCATTCCAGTACCCCCATTCATGGGGAGTGGCTGCAGTAAGTTCACCCAATGCGGTGGCTTCAGTGGGAGATCCCAATACAGTGGTTAATGGAAACCCCACCACTTCCGTGGTGATACAGACACCAAACTCAACCACATATGATCTGAAAACAGCCTATGACCAGAATTATGCTAAATTCTTCAACAACACGGGCAAAACTAAGGTTTCAGAGGGACAAATCGTTCTGAACGGTGCTACAATTTATGAAATAGTGTACAGCTCCTCTGAGGAAGGAATCGCTAAGAAGTATCGGGCAGTATGGACACAAAAAGGCAGCACAATCTACGTAATACTGTGCAGTGCCAGGGTGGAAGACTACGATGCCCAGCAATCCAACTTCGACCTGGTAGTGAACTCATTCCAAGCATCTTAA
- the pheA gene encoding prephenate dehydratase yields the protein MKIGYFGPAGTFTEEAASTLRGEMVPYDTIPEVFEAVHTGEVDLGVVPIENSIEGSVGVTLDLLAHQYLLKIKGEIILPINHNLLINPDAELVDVEVVYSHYQPLSQCRMFLEKMGVRTQAARSTAAAAEMILGDMKAAAIGTKRAAQLYGLKIAAEDIQDHKNNMTRFVVIDQEDHGPTGKDKTSVVLCLSKDRPGGLYDILGEFASENINLTKIESRPSKEKLGSYIFFVDMEGHHRDIKIMNVINKIQSKVGYIKILGSYPQEGDD from the coding sequence ATGAAAATAGGATATTTTGGACCCGCAGGAACCTTCACTGAGGAAGCAGCATCTACTCTCAGGGGAGAAATGGTACCATATGATACCATCCCAGAAGTATTTGAAGCAGTGCACACTGGTGAAGTTGATCTGGGAGTGGTGCCCATAGAAAACTCCATTGAGGGTTCGGTTGGAGTCACACTGGATCTACTGGCCCACCAGTACCTCCTGAAAATTAAGGGAGAAATCATACTCCCCATAAACCACAACCTTCTAATTAATCCCGATGCTGAGTTAGTGGATGTTGAAGTGGTTTATTCCCATTACCAGCCCCTTTCACAGTGCCGAATGTTCCTGGAGAAAATGGGAGTACGAACCCAGGCTGCTCGCAGCACTGCTGCAGCTGCCGAGATGATACTGGGTGATATGAAAGCAGCGGCCATTGGAACCAAAAGGGCAGCCCAGTTATACGGTCTTAAAATTGCAGCAGAAGATATTCAGGACCATAAAAATAACATGACCAGGTTCGTGGTCATTGACCAGGAAGACCACGGTCCCACCGGGAAAGACAAAACATCAGTGGTTCTATGCCTTTCCAAGGACCGTCCAGGGGGATTGTATGATATACTTGGAGAATTTGCCAGTGAAAATATAAATTTGACCAAGATAGAGTCCCGACCTTCCAAGGAGAAGTTGGGAAGTTATATCTTTTTTGTGGATATGGAGGGTCACCATAGGGATATAAAAATCATGAATGTTATAAATAAGATACAATCAAAGGTAGGATACATTAAGATTTTAGGATCATATCCTCAGGAAGGAGATGATTAG
- a CDS encoding RNA ligase, giving the protein MREKKIPPLVNDEEVSNLLDIPSPRLEDAYHKGILKKYQKNGMNAIQFRKGLGPVEAGTMVIKGEEIEVIRGFPKIRRTLMLHPALEKHFPDKVAVEEKMNGYNVRIALVNSEIVAFTRGGYICPYTSRKAREILDLDEFFQDYPQMVICGEMVGTLNPYVSHYYPEVGKLGFRIFDLREKLTNVALPIMTKREILADYNLEPVKLLGVFPVKKAPQRILEIVKELGEHDREGVVMKDPQMQLDPLKYTSSQAQAAELEYALSFPFDLARAFLFSRIIREGFQSHETGESVDARRERALRMGESILYPMLETISKVENGELAAEDLLIEVENKEQAEEFIRHLRDLKVMATLAEIKDGKAVIRRVHQSTNDRINNYLDGGLY; this is encoded by the coding sequence ATGAGAGAAAAAAAAATTCCACCTCTGGTAAATGATGAAGAAGTTTCCAATCTTCTGGATATACCATCTCCTAGACTGGAGGATGCCTACCATAAAGGTATCCTAAAAAAATACCAGAAAAACGGTATGAATGCCATCCAGTTCCGAAAAGGACTGGGACCAGTTGAAGCTGGGACCATGGTAATAAAAGGGGAAGAAATAGAAGTTATAAGGGGATTTCCCAAGATAAGAAGAACCCTGATGTTACACCCTGCACTGGAAAAACATTTCCCGGACAAAGTGGCAGTGGAAGAGAAGATGAACGGTTACAACGTTCGCATAGCTCTGGTTAATTCTGAAATAGTGGCCTTTACAAGAGGAGGTTATATATGTCCCTACACCAGCCGCAAGGCCAGGGAGATACTGGATCTGGATGAGTTCTTCCAGGACTACCCCCAGATGGTTATTTGTGGAGAAATGGTTGGCACCCTGAACCCTTACGTCTCCCACTACTACCCCGAGGTGGGGAAGTTAGGGTTCCGAATATTCGATCTGAGGGAAAAACTCACCAACGTGGCCTTACCCATAATGACCAAAAGGGAGATACTGGCAGATTACAACCTGGAACCAGTAAAGCTTCTGGGAGTGTTTCCAGTTAAGAAGGCACCCCAGAGGATCCTGGAGATCGTGAAGGAACTGGGTGAGCATGACCGGGAGGGAGTGGTGATGAAAGACCCTCAGATGCAACTGGATCCATTGAAGTACACCTCATCCCAGGCCCAGGCAGCAGAACTTGAATATGCACTGAGCTTCCCCTTTGACCTGGCCCGGGCATTTCTATTTAGCAGGATTATCAGGGAAGGATTCCAGTCCCATGAAACAGGAGAATCAGTGGATGCTCGTCGGGAAAGAGCCCTGCGAATGGGAGAATCCATACTTTACCCCATGCTGGAAACCATAAGCAAGGTGGAAAACGGTGAACTGGCAGCAGAGGATCTGCTGATCGAAGTGGAAAACAAGGAACAAGCAGAGGAATTCATACGCCACCTACGTGATTTAAAGGTAATGGCCACCTTAGCTGAGATAAAGGATGGTAAAGCAGTTATACGAAGAGTACACCAGTCAACCAATGATCGGATAAACAACTATCTTGATGGTGGACTGTACTAA
- a CDS encoding CBS domain-containing protein gives MHVKDIMAKGAVVVDKDQNIHDALKLMKKNKVSRLPVINTNQDHQKELVGIITEKDISIRLGSSKYGNLAPSHFHVSTVMTAQPLTAEGNQTLGDAAQLMLENGIGGLTVMEGVGIIGMITKTDFLHTCQGRPFTDITVKERMQSDVTTVGPQDRLVHARRIIIDEGIGRLPVMEDGQLQGMITAKDIAMAMMSFRKVVPDKYKPARIRNLLVEDVMIQNVKTITEETTMAEAAQILLDENFSGLPVMDEEGMSGIITKTDFLKLIVELEK, from the coding sequence ATGCATGTGAAAGATATAATGGCCAAAGGTGCAGTTGTAGTGGACAAAGATCAGAACATCCATGATGCACTGAAATTAATGAAAAAAAATAAAGTATCCAGGTTACCGGTTATAAACACCAACCAGGACCATCAAAAAGAATTGGTAGGTATCATAACCGAGAAAGACATATCCATTCGCCTGGGATCATCCAAATACGGCAACCTGGCACCATCCCACTTCCATGTTTCCACAGTGATGACAGCACAGCCACTGACTGCTGAAGGCAACCAGACACTGGGGGATGCAGCCCAGCTTATGCTTGAAAATGGAATTGGAGGCCTGACTGTAATGGAGGGTGTTGGGATCATAGGGATGATCACCAAAACCGACTTCTTGCACACCTGCCAGGGCAGACCATTCACCGACATCACGGTTAAAGAGCGAATGCAATCTGATGTCACCACTGTCGGACCACAGGACCGGCTGGTACACGCCAGGAGGATCATCATTGATGAGGGTATTGGTCGACTCCCAGTAATGGAAGATGGCCAGCTCCAGGGAATGATAACTGCTAAAGACATCGCCATGGCCATGATGTCCTTCCGAAAAGTAGTCCCTGACAAGTACAAACCCGCCAGAATACGTAACCTTCTGGTGGAAGACGTGATGATCCAGAACGTTAAAACCATCACCGAAGAAACAACCATGGCCGAAGCAGCACAGATCCTGCTGGATGAAAACTTCAGTGGACTACCAGTGATGGATGAAGAGGGAATGAGTGGAATAATCACCAAAACTGACTTCCTGAAACTGATAGTGGAACTGGAAAAATGA
- a CDS encoding CBS domain-containing protein yields MMKIEDVMNEEVILAEENEQVSHARNLMIKYGYSRILVVDQEGKPVGILTEKDLTRKMRSNGPKWKRRTIDKISIRRVMTPNPLTINPFREVQEAVELMIKNDISSVPVVDGDEVVGIVTKSDLMNFYLQKYTGKWKVSDLMTSEVITVNENHSIGHVISVMEDDKIGKVIVMRDNEPVGIITSANISFANVEDPETGVSVEKIAFLRNIDGQEKRNVREVSMVTAGDIMTNHLIKIEQDEDAASAAEIMAKKEVSGMPVVNGNELVGIITKTDIIRGIQ; encoded by the coding sequence ATGATGAAAATCGAGGATGTAATGAACGAGGAAGTAATTTTAGCCGAGGAAAACGAACAAGTAAGCCATGCCCGCAACCTAATGATTAAATACGGTTACAGCCGCATTTTAGTAGTTGACCAGGAAGGTAAACCAGTGGGCATCCTGACTGAAAAAGACTTAACCCGAAAAATGAGATCCAACGGACCAAAATGGAAAAGGAGAACCATCGATAAAATCAGCATCCGCAGGGTCATGACACCTAATCCATTAACCATCAACCCCTTCCGTGAAGTTCAGGAGGCAGTAGAGCTCATGATCAAGAACGACATCAGCTCAGTACCGGTTGTGGATGGGGATGAAGTAGTGGGGATTGTAACCAAAAGCGACCTTATGAACTTCTACCTCCAGAAATACACGGGCAAATGGAAAGTATCCGACCTCATGACCAGTGAAGTGATAACTGTCAATGAAAACCATAGCATAGGTCATGTAATAAGTGTAATGGAAGATGATAAAATAGGTAAAGTCATCGTGATGAGGGATAATGAGCCAGTGGGTATCATAACCTCTGCTAACATATCCTTTGCCAATGTGGAAGATCCTGAAACCGGAGTAAGCGTGGAGAAAATAGCATTCCTGCGTAACATTGACGGTCAGGAGAAGAGAAATGTTCGGGAGGTGTCCATGGTCACAGCAGGGGATATTATGACCAATCACCTTATAAAAATCGAACAGGATGAAGACGCCGCCAGTGCAGCCGAAATAATGGCTAAAAAAGAGGTTAGTGGAATGCCAGTTGTAAACGGCAACGAACTGGTGGGAATAATCACCAAAACGGATATAATCCGGGGAATACAGTAA
- a CDS encoding CBS domain-containing protein: protein MRKRQTINLVKSMDRGPLEFETHESQHEGDVMSIATKKVVTAPQTATIKEAAEIMVKNKFRRLPITDPGSEKLLGIVTSMDILDFLGGGDKYKILEEKHQDNFPAAINEPVKMIMTRNVETINTRDSITNAVTKMTAKGVGALPIVDSNHKIEGIVSERDFVLLMAGVLTDEKVEDYMHNSVITTTPGTRIEGASKIMVRNKLRRIPVVGEERKTPHPEEDKIVGIVTATDILEFLGKNSAFEHMITNSAEEILNTTITEIMESEVISATVTAPLGDICDLMEEKGIGGLPVVENGELRGIITESDILRAVSS from the coding sequence ATGAGAAAAAGACAAACCATAAACCTGGTGAAATCAATGGACCGCGGTCCATTGGAATTTGAAACCCACGAATCCCAGCATGAGGGAGACGTGATGAGCATAGCAACGAAAAAGGTGGTAACCGCACCTCAAACCGCCACCATAAAAGAAGCGGCTGAAATCATGGTAAAAAACAAGTTCAGACGACTTCCCATAACTGATCCAGGGAGTGAGAAGCTTCTGGGAATCGTTACATCCATGGACATTCTGGACTTCTTAGGAGGTGGGGACAAGTACAAGATCCTGGAAGAAAAACATCAGGACAACTTCCCTGCAGCCATCAACGAACCAGTGAAAATGATCATGACCCGTAACGTGGAAACCATCAACACCAGGGACTCCATAACCAATGCAGTCACCAAGATGACCGCTAAAGGAGTGGGAGCCCTGCCCATAGTGGATTCAAATCATAAAATAGAAGGAATAGTCTCTGAAAGAGATTTTGTACTGTTGATGGCCGGAGTACTTACCGATGAAAAGGTGGAAGACTACATGCACAACAGTGTAATCACCACCACCCCCGGGACCCGTATTGAAGGGGCATCCAAGATAATGGTCCGCAACAAACTCCGCAGAATCCCGGTAGTGGGTGAAGAGCGTAAGACACCTCACCCTGAAGAGGATAAAATAGTGGGAATTGTCACTGCCACCGACATTCTGGAATTTTTAGGTAAAAACAGTGCCTTTGAACACATGATAACCAACAGTGCTGAGGAAATCCTCAACACCACCATCACCGAGATCATGGAATCTGAAGTAATCTCAGCTACCGTCACTGCCCCTCTGGGAGACATATGTGACTTGATGGAAGAAAAAGGCATAGGTGGACTTCCTGTAGTTGAAAATGGAGAATTACGGGGAATAATAACAGAAAGTGACATATTAAGAGCCGTGAGTTCCTAA
- a CDS encoding CBS domain-containing protein: protein MNSLSPVEEVMTPDPVTVSVDTHATMVRSIFREEGFRTILVVSENRLEGAITRGDMMNISSTKSNIDARGIMQKPRVIATPDMDLLQLAREIMKADTVYAPVVESADSMQLVGIITVADILRKFLYNGLETDTQTLQGLISPNVVTCNYNDLISHVWKRMDEYGFSGLPVMKKNKIIGIITRMDIIKSGNARMGFESDSHERGGSVMVEKVMKTPPVVATPLTPTREAGEIILEYDIGRIPVVENPVYVKREPRRAKEADLVGIVSREDILWSYIR from the coding sequence GTGAATAGTTTGAGCCCGGTGGAAGAAGTAATGACCCCGGATCCTGTCACCGTATCTGTGGATACACATGCTACCATGGTAAGATCAATCTTCCGTGAAGAAGGATTCCGTACAATCCTCGTAGTATCCGAAAACCGCTTAGAAGGTGCTATAACCCGTGGAGATATGATGAACATATCATCCACCAAATCCAACATAGATGCTAGGGGTATCATGCAAAAACCCCGGGTGATAGCCACTCCAGATATGGATTTACTCCAGCTTGCCAGGGAAATAATGAAAGCAGACACTGTGTACGCTCCGGTAGTGGAGTCAGCAGACAGCATGCAACTGGTGGGAATAATAACTGTAGCTGATATTTTAAGGAAATTTCTCTACAACGGACTTGAAACCGATACCCAAACCCTGCAGGGATTAATCAGTCCCAACGTGGTTACCTGCAATTACAATGACTTAATATCTCATGTATGGAAACGAATGGACGAATACGGATTTTCCGGACTGCCAGTGATGAAGAAGAATAAAATCATAGGGATCATCACCAGGATGGACATCATCAAATCCGGCAATGCCAGAATGGGGTTTGAGTCAGATTCCCATGAAAGAGGTGGTTCGGTTATGGTGGAGAAGGTCATGAAAACACCCCCTGTGGTGGCAACCCCCCTTACCCCTACCCGTGAGGCTGGGGAAATAATACTGGAGTACGATATTGGGAGAATACCCGTGGTTGAAAATCCAGTATATGTTAAAAGAGAACCCCGAAGAGCTAAAGAAGCCGATCTTGTTGGTATAGTTTCAAGGGAAGATATTTTATGGTCCTATATCCGATGA
- a CDS encoding CBS domain-containing protein, translated as MEMDTQVTVHDAMTSSVITVDPETSIAQAAAIMSQKGIGSLIIRSNSEPEGLITESDIITKVVSMDIQASQITVAEVMTRDLIKITPGSELNEAARTMAKNKIRRLPVVNDGVLVGILTSTDVMTVSPELTEILVETAKMTHQIDYSDNEKSVPGTCEVCGNYLDYLDEVDGKYVCEECKEDLEGE; from the coding sequence ATGGAAATGGATACCCAAGTGACTGTGCACGACGCCATGACATCAAGTGTGATAACTGTAGACCCCGAAACCAGCATTGCCCAAGCTGCGGCTATAATGAGTCAGAAGGGCATTGGAAGCCTCATTATCCGGAGTAATTCAGAACCAGAAGGACTGATTACCGAAAGTGACATTATAACCAAGGTTGTATCCATGGATATCCAGGCCAGCCAGATAACGGTGGCCGAGGTCATGACCAGGGACCTTATAAAAATCACCCCTGGAAGCGAACTCAACGAAGCAGCAAGGACCATGGCTAAAAATAAGATAAGAAGACTGCCAGTGGTAAATGATGGAGTTCTTGTTGGTATATTAACCTCCACTGATGTGATGACAGTTTCACCAGAACTCACTGAAATACTGGTGGAAACCGCCAAGATGACCCACCAGATAGATTACTCTGACAATGAGAAATCAGTACCTGGAACCTGTGAAGTATGTGGAAATTACCTTGATTATCTGGATGAAGTAGATGGAAAGTACGTTTGTGAGGAGTGTAAAGAAGATTTAGAAGGTGAATAG
- a CDS encoding 7-carboxy-7-deazaguanine synthase QueE, translating to MLIPLKQAINGGFEIKARISEIFSSIQGEGKLLGRRQVFVRFTGCNLNCNYCDTSLSRDPGYGEEFDIDTLYEKINELITPDFHSISFTGGEPLLHADFIKEFLEKYPLPALLETNGSLPDEMAKLTELIQYVSMDVKLPEHEAVSDWDDLTDQEIKSIKLLIKKGINSYCKLVVQPSTTTDTVACIAARIRDEIQDTSKISLVVQPVSPLELWAGKTHKLLEISEKAGEYLDVLTIPQVHKLLNLR from the coding sequence GTGCTTATTCCACTAAAACAGGCGATTAATGGGGGATTTGAAATAAAAGCTAGAATTTCAGAAATTTTTTCAAGCATACAGGGGGAGGGAAAACTCCTGGGCCGTAGACAGGTCTTTGTAAGGTTCACCGGATGCAACCTTAACTGCAACTACTGTGACACCTCCTTAAGCCGTGATCCCGGTTATGGTGAAGAGTTTGACATAGACACATTATACGAGAAAATCAATGAACTCATAACTCCTGATTTTCACTCAATTTCATTCACCGGGGGAGAACCATTATTACACGCTGATTTTATTAAAGAATTCCTGGAAAAATACCCTTTACCGGCTTTATTGGAAACAAATGGTTCCCTACCTGATGAAATGGCTAAATTAACAGAATTAATACAGTATGTGTCCATGGATGTGAAACTCCCGGAGCATGAGGCGGTTTCTGACTGGGATGATCTCACAGATCAGGAGATAAAATCCATAAAGCTATTAATAAAAAAGGGGATAAATAGTTACTGTAAGTTAGTGGTACAGCCCTCTACAACAACGGACACAGTGGCCTGTATAGCAGCCAGAATAAGGGATGAAATTCAGGATACCAGTAAAATATCCCTGGTTGTTCAACCGGTCAGTCCCCTGGAACTTTGGGCTGGGAAAACTCACAAACTACTGGAAATTTCCGAGAAAGCAGGAGAATATCTTGACGTGTTAACTATACCCCAGGTTCATAAACTTCTTAACCTAAGATAG
- a CDS encoding 6-carboxytetrahydropterin synthase encodes MKIVINGIHANLRFASAHMIPCHEFCGGIHGHSYHVDVVVEGERGGQFGFVADFKTVKGLVRKMCKELDHKLLIPENSKELEFKSKDPVEFSIGTKEYKIPREDCCLLPLPSTSAEDLAEYLAGKLFQALQDEGDIKSVEICVNEGIGQGAYSTKTGD; translated from the coding sequence ATGAAAATAGTTATTAATGGAATACACGCTAACTTGAGATTCGCATCAGCCCATATGATCCCCTGCCATGAATTCTGTGGAGGAATACACGGCCACTCCTACCACGTGGATGTCGTTGTGGAAGGAGAACGTGGTGGCCAGTTCGGATTCGTGGCTGACTTTAAAACAGTCAAGGGACTGGTAAGGAAAATGTGCAAAGAACTGGATCACAAACTCCTCATACCCGAAAACAGTAAAGAACTAGAATTCAAATCTAAAGACCCGGTAGAGTTTTCCATCGGGACTAAAGAGTATAAAATCCCCCGGGAAGACTGCTGTCTCCTACCATTACCTTCCACCTCTGCTGAGGACCTGGCAGAGTACCTGGCTGGTAAGCTTTTCCAGGCACTTCAGGATGAGGGAGACATTAAAAGTGTGGAGATATGCGTGAATGAGGGAATAGGTCAGGGTGCTTATTCCACTAAAACAGGCGATTAA
- a CDS encoding DUF366 family protein, translating to MKQKTLEPGMLYDGSQINPMWAFQALGIKGSSIVTWIGPMNIHSDELIDYEDVGLEIKSDEMVHFIIEHFDVQPADMRLCYHRQRILVMIVKDLLEELGIKTLRKGDDIYVDGGKLSVSIATCSISSMKIHFAMNLTSQGTPDDVETTGLTECKAHLTHEDVTKLSKNISERYVMEISDIEQDICKTRVF from the coding sequence ATGAAACAAAAAACACTCGAACCTGGTATGTTATACGATGGAAGTCAGATTAATCCAATGTGGGCATTCCAGGCTCTGGGAATAAAGGGATCCAGTATTGTAACCTGGATCGGTCCCATGAACATTCACTCAGACGAGTTAATTGATTACGAGGATGTGGGGTTGGAGATAAAATCCGATGAAATGGTACACTTCATAATCGAACACTTCGACGTACAACCCGCAGACATGCGGCTCTGCTACCACAGGCAAAGAATTCTGGTAATGATTGTAAAGGATTTACTGGAAGAACTGGGTATAAAAACACTCCGCAAGGGTGATGATATCTACGTGGATGGCGGTAAGCTCAGTGTATCCATTGCCACCTGTTCCATCAGTAGCATGAAGATCCACTTTGCCATGAACCTGACCAGCCAGGGAACACCGGATGATGTTGAAACCACTGGTTTGACTGAGTGCAAGGCACATTTAACCCATGAAGATGTTACCAAACTCTCAAAAAATATTTCTGAAAGGTATGTAATGGAAATTTCTGATATAGAACAGGATATTTGCAAGACCAGAGTGTTTTAG
- a CDS encoding PPC domain-containing DNA-binding protein has protein sequence MIVKRLVPGQDLKQSLENIRDKHGLKSGVVLCLVGSLDEAVLRMADGNKKTIKGPLEIVSATGTVASNGIHLHLAVADSQGNVMGGHLMTGCPVHTTVEICIMCPDMVFKRVSDSETGYRELEVFPK, from the coding sequence ATGATAGTAAAAAGATTGGTGCCAGGCCAGGACCTCAAGCAGTCCCTTGAAAATATAAGGGACAAACATGGGTTAAAATCTGGTGTAGTCCTGTGTTTAGTTGGTAGTCTGGATGAAGCAGTATTAAGAATGGCAGATGGTAATAAAAAGACGATTAAAGGGCCACTGGAGATAGTTTCTGCCACAGGGACCGTAGCCTCCAACGGAATTCACCTGCACCTGGCAGTGGCTGATAGCCAGGGCAATGTCATGGGAGGACACCTGATGACTGGCTGTCCAGTACACACCACAGTTGAAATCTGTATTATGTGTCCAGACATGGTTTTCAAGCGAGTATCAGACTCTGAAACTGGTTACCGTGAACTTGAAGTTTTCCCCAAGTAG